The following nucleotide sequence is from Penaeus vannamei isolate JL-2024 chromosome 10, ASM4276789v1, whole genome shotgun sequence.
TGTATACCAAAAAATATCAAGGTTTACTCATGACATTTACTTTTTGTTATTCATGTTTTAGATattaaaaagttttaaaaacAAAGAGTTCATGACAAAAATGTTGTGTTTCTCCAAAATTATTTCATATTTGTACACAAACATAGATAACAAATCTGCCTTTGCTCTTcttagtacattatatatatatatatatatatatatatatatatatatatatatatatatatatatatatatatatatatatatatatatatatatatatatatgctgctgtGTCAACAAAACAAGATAGATTTTGGAGCAATTTTGAGAGAGATTCTTCTTTCACCAATTCAAGTATCAAGGTTCTTCTAACCTTGGCCACTTAGGACTAACTGATGCCatgtataatatcaataatgtgtACATAAGGTGCATAATATTCAAGAATAGcaaggtaaagaaaaaatgtcTAACAGCAACACCCAAATATTTAATTGTGACAATACTTTTTATATTTAACAAAATAGAAACTTTGTATTAATAGAATCCTTTAAATAAAGAGTATATACAGTTATGTGGTTTTGAGTGAACAAAGAAAACCTTAGTCTGTCTACCtattgtacatacatgcatacatacacatgcatacaagtatattgtgtgggttttgtgtgtgtgtgggttttgtgtgtgtgtgtgtgtgttttgtgtgtgtgtgtgtgtgtgtgtgtgtgtgtgtgtgtgtgtgtgtgtgtgtgtgtgtgtgtgtgtgtgtgtgtgtgtgtgtgtgtgtgtgcgtgcatgtgtgtgtgtgcgtgcatgtgtgtgtgtgcgtgcatgtgtgtgtgtgtgtgtgcgcatgtgtgtgtgtgtgtgcgcatgtgtgtgtatgtgtgtgcaagtgtgtgtgtgtgtgtgtgtgtgtgtgtgtgtgtgtgtgtgtgtgtgtgtgtgtgtgtgtgtgtgtgtgtgtgtgtgtgtgtgtgtgtgtgtgtgtgtgtgtgtgtgtgtgtgtgtgcattaatatataaaaacatatacatatatatacatatatatacatatatgtgtgtgtgtgtgtgtgtgtgtgtgtgtgtgtgtgtgtgtgtgtgtgtgtgtgtgtgtgtgtgtgtgtgtgtgtgtgtgtgtgtgtgtgtgtgtgtgtgtgtgtgtctgtgtgtgtgtgtgcattaatatataaaaacatacatatatatacatatacatacatatatgtacatatatacacagatatgtccatacatgtacatttatatatatagagagagagagatagaaggatatatagatagatatatagacatatatattcagtatttATATCACAGACATAAAAGGATTCATTTAACTATAGCTTTTTATGCTTTTTCCCTTAAATTTGGGTCGTCTTTAGCAGAAGCATAGGGGAAAACAACAGCACAGTTGGGGAGAGCTTCTTCCAACTCCTTGCACATGGCATCTTTGTCCTTGATCTCAGGTAAGTCATATATAAGTAGGTAGGTCAGATTCCTGTATGAAATGAGGAAGGAATTAGTCAGCATTGAGGAAAAATAGTAAAATTTGCATGATCTAAAGATGGGAGGGTATGTGAAGTAATACagacaaaaagggaagaaataaatcaaattaaTTGATAAAAATTCCTTCTATCCATAATTACGaacttgataatcattatctttactctttcatttgtttattttttagtatTGCCCTTTTTGACACCTTTACTGTTATAAATGTAACAAACTACTTATAACAACATATTACTGACCACAGGCATTATACAATCTCCCTTTGGAGAAAAAACATGAATActtttttatcttgtgttttgttatgattatagGTTTCTGTTATATAAAATTACatcaaaaatacaacaacaacaacaaactcatTCTAATTCACGCAAGTTGCAAAGCTACAGAAACACAAGTAGCTTACTTTAATTGCTTAAGGTGTCGTAGACCTTCTTCTGTTACATTGCCACAAGAGGAGATCTGTAGTTCTTCAAGAGAATCCTTCAATAAGGGTAACTGCTCTAGTCCAGCATCATCAAGGTATGAGGCTTTGTGAAACACAATGCGCCGAATGTGTTTGCAACCTTCTGAGGTGTTAGAAAAACAGTGTGTATAACTGTTGTAAAAAAGGCTGTGATATTGAATCTTCATTTGACttacattattatgataaagaagtaatatcaaatgaaaaatatacaatattgcACTGTAtaactattcatttttattcatgctTCTTCCACATCTGCCACAAAGTACTCTGTAAGTATATAAGTtttttgacattttttctattaacagaaaaaaaattccaAAAATGGCAACATTTTCAACTACTGTAATGTTTCACTCAGTTTCATGCAATTTGTGtagtgaaaaaaatacaaatgataagtTTGTAAGCATTACTAATATGCCTACATTTCATGATAAACATGCAAAATGTAAAGCAATACAAAAGATAATTATTCATCCCATTTCTATGCTACTTCTGATGACTTGCCATTAGACttaaaaacataaaatagaattaaaaacatATTTGATAAGAAGACATAAAACCTAAATCAAACAGCACTTACTAAAATGAGGAAATCCAATGTGCATGATTGCTGAGTCTGTGGCATCAATTTCCTCAACTTTGAGCAGCCTTCCACCTGAAACTGGCAGGCTGTTGTAATCTTTAGTCCAGGACTCCATATTCCGCCATTTGACCAAGGCTCCACATCTCAAAAGCCACTCAGCACAGGCTCTATCAGGACCAACATCCTTGATGCGGCTTTCATCTACtctgtgaaaagaaaaaaagtatttttcctttacaagagaaacgaaaaggaaggatAAGGGCATGGATTTTTGATGTTGTGAAAGATCTTCAAGGGATATATTATCAGGCTGAGTCTTTCAGTAaacaattattgttgtcatcatcatggaTATATACTGAGTTTTCTAAAAACATTAGACATATTATAAAAAAAGGTAATACTGCAAAAATATAACGGTATTTCCATTTAAGGTATAATTAATCAGAAATATACTTTTTAGTATTCCTGAAGAGACTGGCTAATGCTTCAGCAGATAACTAATAACTTGGAGCAATTTCTTCATATTTGTAAATCAGTACCATCTAAAAATTCTACcacataagattatatatatttatatgaatggttACCTGTTGAAAATCGTATTGAGCCAGCCCCATAATCTTCTGTGTGATGGAGTGGACCAACTCTGAGGCTGAAGAAGCAAGTTACTTCTAAAAACTTTTGTGGTAGAGCTAGGAAGTTGCTTCACACATGCTGAGTGACAAAGCCTCACATTCTTCTGAAAATGCGCACAAAATCATATAAACCCTTTCAACACTACATCCTATGGttatacttttttatcatttcattattttactcCATCTATAAAAACTGATTGAATTTGTATTAGGAAATACCTGCTCCCACAGGAAGATTCCAGCAGCCATCCTGCACGTCTTGACTCGTTTCCATAATCCTGGAAGACTTCTCGTCACAGCAGACATCATTCTCCTTCTTGGGTCACTTCTGCAAATCATAGAATCATCCTGTTTGACTGGTAGAAACACTTTCAACTTTTAGCAAtcccaaaaacaaacaatcaatcaaacaaataaacgatGTTGTGTTTTCTTCTGTGATTTACAAGTCACGATTCACATAAAAACTGATGGTCAATGGGCATCTGTGACCTACAAGTTTAGCTGCAATTCTCTCCTAGCTACCCCCATCTACACAATTCTTTGGTAGTCTTtaaataagaattgaaaaaaaaataaacttcagATGGTAGATATCATCTCTATTTCGACTATACTTACAGGTGTCAGAGTAACTCACGTCCATGAgcgaatgacaaaaaaatatagtAGACCGAGAAAAATCCCCTCTATACAGTCTTCAAAGAGATCTTAAAGTGACATAAAATCACCTTGTTTATTTGACCGaagacttctttctttctttcttcctttataggACTTTAGACTTTTGTTTGTATCCCCTGGATCCTCTTCACGGGTCTTCGCTTTTCTTATATTATGGTTAAAATTTCTCTATAGAAGACTTCGCGTTC
It contains:
- the LOC113810606 gene encoding ATP synthase subunit s, mitochondrial, yielding MMSAVTRSLPGLWKRVKTCRMAAGIFLWEQKNVRLCHSACVKQLPSSTTKVFRSNLLLQPQSWSTPSHRRLWGWLNTIFNRVDESRIKDVGPDRACAEWLLRCGALVKWRNMESWTKDYNSLPVSGGRLLKVEEIDATDSAIMHIGFPHFKGCKHIRRIVFHKASYLDDAGLEQLPLLKDSLEELQISSCGNVTEEGLRHLKQLKNLTYLLIYDLPEIKDKDAMCKELEEALPNCAVVFPYASAKDDPNLREKA